A part of Desulfovibrio inopinatus DSM 10711 genomic DNA contains:
- a CDS encoding transporter suffix domain-containing protein, with protein MKRGWKYYTGIGLLAYSCLPFLLVTILPFLGLSLAESGAFVLTILATGEVAFIGAAALLGKEFIAAIKTKILKIFRRPPLPESESQPISRTRHRAGITLFLLSFLPHYAIIIDLFFFPHTPAELSVLAWLLLVGEAFGIVGLTLLGRSFWDRLNALFQWPGDETKNILP; from the coding sequence ATGAAGAGAGGTTGGAAATATTATACAGGGATCGGACTCTTGGCCTATAGTTGTTTGCCATTTTTGCTTGTCACGATACTTCCGTTCTTGGGGTTGTCTTTGGCGGAATCCGGAGCATTTGTATTGACCATACTTGCGACGGGGGAAGTGGCCTTCATCGGCGCAGCAGCACTTCTTGGCAAAGAATTTATTGCAGCCATAAAAACAAAAATCCTCAAAATTTTCCGACGTCCCCCTCTTCCTGAAAGCGAGTCCCAACCGATCAGTCGCACGCGTCACCGCGCTGGTATCACACTCTTCTTACTCAGTTTTCTCCCCCACTATGCCATTATTATTGATCTCTTCTTCTTTCCGCATACACCTGCCGAACTTTCCGTTCTGGCGTGGTTGCTTCTTGTCGGTGAGGCGTTCGGCATTGTTGGACTGACATTACTTGGGCGCTCGTTCTGGGATCGTCTCAATGCTCTCTTTCAGTGGCCTGGAGACGAGACAAAAAACATACTCCCCTGA
- a CDS encoding GGDEF domain-containing protein gives MNNNFLRLLLNIYTVQKDEYRRWKIDRYADFYRVLPIGGIILVFSLWGWDWVIDSASAMDTLKIRLLMCLVFLLSFAVLFVKTTRTHFYSAVFFVVSLVELHLFILVLRSLRDGFIHGIPGFLYWYIFSPLACLFLPLGVVVVTMLILVLYPVILSYFMHLQGLDLPIYNTIIWPAVITTMFLSYVLDKLNQKLFLTSTENAMLRDYDTLTGVFNRRKLFDIANVLVGNCSVPDEKTSVAIFDIDDFKVINDRYGHLVGDRAIRHIIDIIRSLLRKTDVLGRFGGDEFIMILPGSSLREALNAIERIRNSIESTPLLLDESIKITISVGLTEYCDRDHTFDDAIVRADTALYKAKKLGKNKIILSD, from the coding sequence ATGAATAATAATTTTTTGAGATTGTTGTTGAATATCTATACGGTTCAAAAAGACGAGTATAGACGATGGAAGATTGATCGTTATGCCGATTTTTATAGAGTATTGCCGATTGGAGGAATTATACTCGTCTTCTCACTGTGGGGATGGGACTGGGTTATTGACAGTGCGAGTGCTATGGACACATTGAAGATACGGCTTCTTATGTGTTTGGTCTTTTTGCTTTCTTTCGCTGTATTGTTCGTTAAAACTACAAGGACGCATTTTTATAGTGCCGTCTTTTTTGTTGTGTCTCTCGTGGAATTGCATCTCTTTATTCTTGTGTTACGGTCTCTCCGTGATGGATTTATACATGGTATTCCAGGTTTTTTGTATTGGTATATTTTTTCACCATTGGCATGCTTGTTTTTGCCGTTAGGTGTTGTCGTCGTGACAATGCTGATTCTCGTTTTGTACCCGGTTATTCTCTCGTATTTTATGCATCTTCAAGGTTTAGATTTGCCAATCTATAACACGATAATATGGCCAGCAGTGATAACGACTATGTTTCTGTCGTATGTTCTCGATAAACTCAACCAAAAGTTGTTTCTTACATCGACAGAAAATGCAATGTTACGTGATTATGATACCTTGACAGGTGTTTTTAATCGCAGGAAATTGTTTGATATTGCGAATGTACTTGTTGGAAATTGTAGTGTGCCGGATGAGAAGACATCGGTTGCGATATTTGATATCGACGATTTCAAAGTAATCAATGATCGATATGGACATCTTGTTGGTGACCGAGCTATACGGCATATTATAGATATTATAAGAAGTTTATTGAGAAAGACAGATGTGCTGGGCCGGTTTGGCGGAGATGAATTTATCATGATTCTCCCTGGTTCTTCTCTTCGAGAAGCATTGAATGCTATAGAACGCATTCGCAATTCAATAGAATCTACGCCTCTGCTTCTGGATGAATCTATAAAAATTACAATTAGTGTCGGACTGACAGAGTACTGTGATCGGGACCATACATTCGATGACGCTATTGTCCGTGCGGACACTGCGCTCTATAAAGCGAAGAAGCTTGGAAAGAATAAAATTATTTTATCGGATTGA
- a CDS encoding PH domain-containing protein, whose protein sequence is METHIFQIAPSAARTWWVYVVMGSAAVLIIAAFFFVQYMVKSALRASFEVSQNELVIHGGFYGRSIPLRDLILDEALKITMGKDAPVRIRAKRNGVSMSGLKSGWFSLSTPQGRQKGLLFLTDATRAVYIPTRQGYALLLSPEDPAGFLAALH, encoded by the coding sequence ATGGAAACTCATATTTTTCAGATCGCTCCAAGCGCAGCAAGAACCTGGTGGGTGTATGTGGTGATGGGATCGGCTGCTGTCTTGATTATCGCAGCATTTTTTTTTGTACAGTATATGGTCAAGTCTGCGCTCCGTGCTTCATTCGAGGTCAGTCAGAACGAACTCGTTATCCATGGGGGATTTTATGGCCGTTCTATTCCTCTTCGCGACTTGATTCTTGATGAAGCGTTAAAGATAACGATGGGGAAAGACGCTCCGGTACGTATCAGAGCGAAGCGCAATGGGGTCAGTATGTCAGGTCTTAAGTCCGGGTGGTTCTCCTTGAGTACACCGCAAGGAAGGCAAAAAGGGCTTCTTTTTCTGACTGATGCCACGCGAGCCGTTTATATTCCAACGCGTCAGGGGTACGCGCTTTTGCTTTCACCTGAAGATCCTGCGGGGTTTCTTGCCGCACTGCATTGA
- a CDS encoding heavy metal translocating P-type ATPase — protein MQKRAPVKGMSCASCAARIQKVVSAMDGVHDASVSFGSESLDVDFDPNMTDFNAIADKVKAIGFELGHVPETHGSLRFTIGGMHCAACSSRIERIVSAMDGVQDVQVSLAAETAEIKADPDVSVDSIVQRIQGLGFTAEPIADGNDEAIFEEQKRDTAARLAKQRRDLIPLLLLAAAVFAISMGHMVGLPLPTFLQPQKSPLSFALIQFLLVTPILLVGRRFYVDGSKAFFAGSPNMDSLIAVGTGAAYIYSTWNLIEILLGVDPVAKAGDLYFESAAVIVALISLGKYFEGRSKVKAGDAVAALMQLAPDTATLVDGDEKRPVPVESLKPGDQILIRPGERIPVDGEILEGKSGVDESMLTGESMPVTKTIGDKLAGGTLNGQGMLVMRAEKVGADTVLARIVRLVREAQGSKAPIARLADTVSLYFVPIVMGIAAVSGLAWYFIGGADFSFALRIFISVMVIACPCAMGLATPTSIMVGTGRGARLGVLIKSGVALEQAGRTNALVFDKTGTLTQGKPTVAAISLAGGADFSETDILRLAASAEDLSEHPLAQAMVRAATEQQLTFSKPTDFEAVSGKGIRAVVDGKAILVGTAAFLREEHIDPIDVRAAEAAAELGQTPVHVAIEGAHVACLAIADTLKPEAIEVVRQLHDMGLRVVMLTGDMRKTAEAVAAQAGIDQVFAEVRPEGKADKVAELKAEGAQTAMVGDGVNDAPALATADVGISMGTGIDVAIEAGDIVVMRGDLHGVVTALKLSRATIANIKQNLFWAFAYNVLGIPVAAGVLHIYGGPTLNPMIAGAAMALSSVSVVSNALRLRFFKG, from the coding sequence ATGCAGAAACGTGCTCCCGTCAAAGGCATGAGCTGTGCCTCCTGCGCAGCTCGTATTCAGAAAGTGGTTTCGGCCATGGATGGAGTTCACGATGCCTCCGTCAGCTTTGGGTCGGAATCGCTTGATGTTGATTTTGATCCGAATATGACGGATTTCAACGCGATTGCCGATAAGGTCAAGGCTATAGGCTTCGAACTGGGGCATGTTCCCGAGACGCATGGTTCTCTTCGGTTTACTATTGGGGGGATGCACTGCGCTGCCTGTTCCAGCCGCATCGAACGGATTGTCTCGGCCATGGACGGCGTGCAAGACGTTCAGGTGAGTTTGGCCGCGGAAACAGCGGAAATCAAAGCTGATCCCGACGTCTCCGTAGATTCCATCGTTCAGCGAATACAAGGACTTGGCTTTACCGCCGAGCCTATTGCCGACGGCAATGATGAGGCGATATTTGAAGAGCAGAAACGTGATACCGCCGCACGCTTGGCCAAGCAACGTCGCGACCTGATTCCTTTGCTCCTGCTAGCCGCCGCGGTGTTTGCCATCTCCATGGGACACATGGTCGGTTTGCCACTCCCGACATTCTTACAACCGCAGAAGTCCCCGTTGAGCTTTGCTCTGATCCAATTCCTTCTCGTTACACCCATTCTTCTTGTGGGACGGCGTTTTTATGTTGATGGGAGCAAGGCGTTTTTTGCCGGATCGCCCAATATGGACTCCTTGATTGCTGTGGGTACAGGAGCGGCATATATTTATAGTACGTGGAATCTGATTGAAATTCTTCTTGGTGTCGATCCCGTGGCAAAAGCCGGAGATTTGTATTTTGAATCTGCGGCAGTCATCGTGGCGTTGATTTCCTTAGGGAAATACTTTGAAGGACGCTCCAAAGTGAAAGCCGGCGACGCCGTTGCCGCACTCATGCAACTTGCCCCAGACACGGCAACCCTTGTCGATGGTGACGAAAAACGTCCAGTTCCTGTGGAGAGTCTCAAACCAGGAGACCAAATTCTTATTCGTCCTGGAGAACGAATTCCTGTCGATGGTGAAATTCTCGAAGGCAAGTCCGGCGTTGATGAGTCCATGCTGACGGGAGAGTCTATGCCGGTGACCAAAACCATTGGCGACAAGCTTGCCGGGGGAACGCTGAATGGGCAGGGCATGTTGGTCATGCGTGCCGAAAAAGTTGGCGCGGATACGGTGCTGGCTCGTATTGTCCGGCTCGTGCGGGAGGCCCAAGGTTCCAAAGCGCCTATTGCCCGCTTGGCCGATACGGTCAGCCTTTACTTTGTGCCGATCGTTATGGGGATTGCCGCTGTGAGCGGTTTGGCCTGGTATTTCATTGGGGGCGCGGATTTTTCCTTTGCGCTTCGTATTTTTATCAGCGTGATGGTCATTGCCTGCCCGTGCGCCATGGGATTGGCAACCCCGACATCGATTATGGTAGGTACTGGACGCGGCGCACGTCTTGGGGTTTTGATCAAAAGCGGTGTTGCTCTGGAGCAGGCTGGCCGTACAAACGCTCTTGTGTTCGACAAAACCGGCACCTTGACCCAAGGAAAACCGACCGTTGCTGCGATCTCTTTGGCGGGTGGGGCGGATTTTTCAGAAACCGATATTTTACGTCTAGCCGCTTCGGCTGAAGATTTGTCCGAGCATCCTCTCGCCCAAGCTATGGTGCGGGCTGCGACGGAACAGCAATTGACGTTTTCCAAACCAACGGATTTCGAAGCCGTATCCGGCAAGGGTATTCGTGCCGTGGTTGACGGCAAGGCCATTCTCGTTGGCACGGCGGCATTTTTACGTGAAGAGCATATCGACCCCATTGATGTCCGCGCTGCGGAAGCTGCGGCTGAACTCGGCCAGACACCTGTCCATGTTGCCATTGAGGGAGCTCACGTCGCGTGTCTGGCGATTGCCGATACCCTCAAGCCCGAGGCAATCGAGGTTGTTCGTCAATTACATGATATGGGGTTGCGTGTCGTCATGCTGACGGGGGACATGCGCAAAACGGCTGAAGCCGTAGCCGCGCAGGCTGGTATCGATCAGGTGTTTGCGGAAGTTCGTCCAGAGGGGAAAGCCGACAAAGTCGCTGAACTCAAAGCGGAAGGCGCGCAGACCGCCATGGTTGGCGATGGTGTCAATGATGCTCCGGCATTAGCCACGGCCGATGTTGGTATCAGTATGGGGACGGGGATTGATGTGGCGATTGAAGCCGGTGATATTGTTGTCATGCGCGGGGATCTTCATGGCGTCGTGACCGCCCTGAAACTGAGCCGAGCCACGATTGCCAATATCAAACAAAATTTGTTTTGGGCGTTTGCCTATAATGTTCTTGGTATTCCTGTTGCCGCTGGAGTTCTCCATATTTACGGTGGGCCCACACTCAACCCAATGATAGCCGGGGCGGCCATGGCGTTGAGTTCGGTTTCTGTCGTAAGTAATGCGTTGCGTTTACGATTCTTCAAGGGATAA
- the greA gene encoding transcription elongation factor GreA: protein MERIPISKTGFRNLERELDRLKEERPEVIEAIKVAREEGDLRENAGYEAARERQGLLEARIKYIESRLATCQVVDLDTLDGETVLFGATVEIENVDTGETKRYTLLGPDEAEPNNGSISIQSPVGQALLGKEEGDDIIVNAPRGKINYEITAIEFLGEGKTALAAS from the coding sequence ATGGAACGCATTCCCATCTCGAAAACCGGATTTCGCAACCTGGAACGCGAATTGGATCGGCTCAAAGAAGAGCGGCCTGAAGTCATCGAAGCCATTAAAGTGGCGCGCGAGGAAGGTGATTTGCGCGAAAATGCCGGCTACGAGGCAGCCCGCGAACGGCAGGGACTGCTCGAAGCCCGCATCAAATATATTGAGTCTCGTCTGGCGACGTGTCAGGTCGTTGACCTTGATACGCTCGATGGAGAGACCGTTCTCTTCGGTGCCACAGTGGAAATCGAGAATGTCGATACCGGGGAGACCAAACGCTATACGTTGCTTGGACCCGATGAGGCAGAGCCCAACAACGGGAGCATTTCCATTCAATCTCCTGTGGGACAGGCCCTTTTGGGTAAGGAAGAAGGCGACGATATCATCGTGAATGCCCCTCGGGGGAAAATTAACTACGAAATCACCGCTATCGAATTTCTTGGAGAAGGTAAAACCGCACTCGCCGCCAGTTAA
- a CDS encoding nucleoside 2-deoxyribosyltransferase yields MKTIYQAGPLFTEAEQHWHRGLKNTLEKHLTTHNLAWRVVWPFELFPSNVLDALSDEDKKHHICQGCIDSLKNADMVIALLDGTQVDDGTAFEIGYFKALNKGPIYGIRTDFRNGGDTANSLVNCMIESSLDELFRSQTDLLAFLQERFE; encoded by the coding sequence ATGAAAACAATCTATCAAGCCGGCCCACTGTTTACAGAAGCTGAACAACACTGGCATCGCGGGCTCAAAAACACGCTCGAAAAACATCTTACCACTCACAATCTCGCTTGGCGGGTCGTTTGGCCGTTTGAGTTGTTTCCATCGAACGTGCTCGATGCATTGTCCGATGAGGACAAAAAGCACCACATCTGCCAAGGCTGCATCGACAGTCTTAAAAATGCCGACATGGTCATTGCTCTCCTGGATGGTACACAAGTCGATGATGGTACCGCCTTCGAGATCGGTTACTTCAAAGCCCTCAACAAAGGCCCCATTTACGGTATCCGGACCGACTTCAGAAACGGCGGAGACACGGCCAATTCTCTTGTCAATTGCATGATCGAGAGTTCGTTAGACGAACTGTTTCGATCTCAGACAGACTTATTGGCGTTTCTACAGGAAAGATTTGAATAA
- a CDS encoding molybdopterin-containing oxidoreductase family protein: METDHIVRTSCRGCHGVCQVLVHLDEAGNPIKITGDPDSPTSKGYLCPKGAAGIELANHPDRIRHPMRRVGPRGSGKWEQIGWDEAISLMVEKFDTIRKESGPEYIALCQGTGRPYTEFTGRFIHALGSPNFVTPGHNCFLPRNIAAELTVGWLPIADIYGGGGKYPECIVLWGCNSPDTGAADGMCGDMVKRAMKEAKDVIVIDPRRTKTAASASLHLQLRPGTECALALALLHVIVTEELYDKKFAKRHCFGFDDVEEHVESYTPEWAEDITRVPADDIRQAARIMAKANPPCYLWGNGIDTSINAFQTSRAILMLMTLTGSLDVPGGMVQWVPPAKIRCKSPQEDKSVLGMQFLSKKQKAKMIGAGRFPFGPGCHQPTFWDACLSGEPYRPRAVWLVGTNPLLTATRGDHIETALREHIEFTVVSDFFMTPTAELADLVLPAAHWLEQDDVVHFHKIWCVLARKKIMQVGEARDDRDVILELANRLGLSEAFPWKDWNAYLEWVLEPSGMSFDEFAEKGIVMGKMRYDKYFFEGFPTESKRVQIFCFPLILESRPPLPKFVEPPLSPVSTPDIAKDYPFILMTGCKILPFFHSEGRQISSLRKMCPEPRIAMHPAALEKLGIEEGAEVKVSTPYGEVKLFAKVDDGLQEDVVNADYGWWYPKAPGPGHNWKERNVNLLFGHDHFDPDCGAEPLKCSLCRVEPV, encoded by the coding sequence ATGGAAACGGATCATATTGTTCGAACATCATGCCGTGGTTGCCATGGAGTATGTCAGGTTCTGGTGCACCTCGACGAGGCCGGCAACCCTATAAAGATTACCGGAGATCCCGACAGTCCGACGAGCAAAGGGTATCTCTGTCCCAAAGGCGCTGCAGGTATTGAATTAGCGAATCATCCAGACAGAATTCGTCACCCCATGCGTCGAGTTGGTCCACGTGGGAGTGGAAAATGGGAGCAAATCGGCTGGGACGAAGCCATTTCGCTCATGGTCGAAAAATTCGATACCATACGAAAGGAATCCGGTCCGGAATATATCGCTTTGTGCCAGGGGACAGGGCGGCCGTATACGGAATTTACTGGCCGATTCATTCATGCTCTGGGATCGCCGAATTTCGTTACTCCTGGGCACAATTGTTTCTTACCACGCAATATTGCTGCGGAATTGACCGTGGGTTGGCTTCCTATTGCCGACATTTACGGAGGTGGTGGCAAGTATCCTGAATGCATCGTCCTTTGGGGATGTAATTCTCCGGATACGGGCGCTGCCGACGGTATGTGTGGGGATATGGTCAAGCGAGCGATGAAGGAAGCCAAGGATGTGATCGTCATCGACCCGCGGCGAACAAAGACTGCGGCTTCGGCATCACTGCATTTGCAACTTCGACCGGGGACGGAATGCGCTCTGGCGTTGGCACTCCTTCATGTCATCGTGACCGAAGAACTCTATGACAAGAAGTTCGCGAAACGGCATTGCTTTGGGTTCGACGACGTGGAAGAGCATGTTGAGTCGTACACTCCGGAATGGGCCGAAGACATCACCCGAGTACCGGCTGACGATATCCGTCAAGCCGCCAGAATCATGGCGAAGGCGAATCCTCCGTGCTATTTGTGGGGGAATGGTATCGACACGAGTATAAACGCCTTTCAGACAAGCCGCGCTATTCTGATGCTCATGACGCTGACCGGAAGTCTCGATGTTCCGGGGGGCATGGTGCAGTGGGTGCCACCGGCAAAAATACGTTGCAAGTCACCGCAAGAGGACAAAAGCGTCCTTGGAATGCAGTTTTTGAGCAAGAAGCAAAAAGCCAAAATGATCGGGGCCGGACGATTTCCTTTTGGACCAGGGTGTCACCAGCCGACATTTTGGGATGCGTGCTTAAGTGGAGAACCCTATCGACCACGAGCTGTCTGGCTTGTCGGCACAAATCCGCTCCTGACAGCTACCCGAGGCGATCACATTGAAACGGCTTTGCGTGAACATATTGAATTCACGGTGGTTTCAGATTTCTTTATGACGCCGACAGCGGAACTCGCCGACCTGGTTTTGCCGGCAGCTCACTGGCTGGAACAGGATGATGTCGTGCATTTCCACAAAATCTGGTGTGTGCTGGCCAGAAAGAAAATCATGCAAGTCGGTGAAGCGCGAGATGACCGGGACGTCATTCTTGAGTTGGCCAATCGACTCGGCTTAAGTGAAGCCTTTCCCTGGAAAGATTGGAATGCCTATCTGGAATGGGTACTTGAGCCTTCGGGGATGAGTTTTGACGAGTTTGCCGAAAAGGGCATTGTGATGGGGAAAATGCGCTATGATAAATACTTCTTTGAAGGATTTCCCACAGAATCAAAGCGGGTCCAGATATTCTGTTTCCCGCTTATCCTTGAAAGCCGGCCACCGCTCCCCAAATTCGTGGAACCTCCATTGTCGCCCGTGTCCACCCCTGATATCGCCAAGGATTATCCGTTTATCCTCATGACTGGCTGTAAAATCTTACCGTTTTTCCACTCGGAAGGCCGTCAGATTTCATCATTGCGGAAAATGTGTCCCGAACCCCGCATAGCGATGCATCCGGCTGCATTGGAAAAGCTCGGTATCGAAGAAGGAGCCGAAGTCAAAGTCTCCACACCATACGGCGAAGTGAAACTATTCGCTAAAGTCGATGATGGTCTGCAAGAAGATGTCGTCAATGCCGACTATGGCTGGTGGTACCCCAAAGCCCCGGGACCGGGTCATAATTGGAAAGAACGCAACGTCAATCTGCTCTTCGGCCACGATCATTTCGACCCTGATTGTGGAGCAGAACCACTGAAATGCTCACTGTGCCGGGTTGAGCCGGTGTAA
- a CDS encoding efflux RND transporter permease subunit, producing the protein MTDLFIKRPVATCLVMFGLIFFGINSYFNLPVSEMPNIEFPTIVVNASLPGADPETMASSIATPLERQFSSISGLNSMSSTNSLGSTSITLQFDLDRDVDAAGTDVMTKINAAQGDLPSGMPNPPTYTKVNPADSPVLFLRISSDSLPLFKVTGYAKTYVSQRISMISGVAEVDIYGDQTYSPRIQLSPDQLAARGLGIDTVADAIENETVMLPTGSLYGPNKLYTIKADGQLHDAAAYNKQIVAYREKQPIRIRDIGNTIDSTLNNRITCFYNDKHSIIIAIKRQTGSNTVAVVQSVLDLLPEIKSTLPQSITLDTIYSGSESISESINDVVFTLLLSVGLVVLVVFMFLRNVTATFIAAMALPASIIGTFAAMDVLGFSLDNLSAMALILAVGFVVDDAIVMIENVFRHMEMGKTPMQASLEGARQIGFTILSMTLSLAVVFVPIMFMAGILGRILNEMAVTITSAIFVSGFVTLSFTPMLCSRLLSSKRKIAESDPIFGMLEKGYEKALHFALRWRFITLIFSFVLLGVTLWLFTVVPAGFIPPTDAGFFYGFAQSEQSASYDIMRERMKKIGTIIGQDPNMVCSVGVVGVAGPNSSMNQMAFFPITKPQSKRPQHFTADQIIASLYPKVNSIPGVFVFMYNPPAIQIGGKTTKSQYQFTLQGQDIDELYSMANQFKESMSKMPELADVASDMQGNGLRLKLDINRDRANSLGITADAIETALKTAYSSRQLTNLYGTTDTYKVVIEVAPEFQTDPGLLDKLYVTSSDGVLVPLSNLVKITEALGPLVVNHTGQLTSVTLSFNTAPGYSLSQAMAALKGKAANELPADITYLFEGQATAFSESMNSVPFLLFLAVVVIYIILGMLYESFIHPITILSGLPSAAFGGLVTLLFFGRELDLYGFVGIIMLIGIVKKNAIMVIDFAIETEHQGKTPFEAVFQGCVVRFRPIMMTTVAAIAGIMPIAIGFGAGGTSRQPLGLCVAGGLVISQVVTLFLTPVMYTYLDQLQTKLSPKKAEGKA; encoded by the coding sequence ATGACCGATTTGTTTATCAAACGGCCGGTTGCCACCTGCCTGGTGATGTTCGGCCTGATTTTTTTCGGCATCAATTCGTATTTCAATTTGCCTGTCAGCGAGATGCCGAACATCGAATTTCCCACAATTGTCGTGAACGCGTCACTTCCTGGCGCCGATCCAGAAACTATGGCGTCATCGATCGCCACCCCGTTGGAGCGACAATTCTCCTCAATATCCGGACTCAATTCCATGAGTTCAACCAACTCGCTCGGTTCGACATCCATTACTCTGCAATTTGATCTTGATCGCGACGTCGATGCCGCTGGCACTGATGTCATGACGAAGATCAATGCCGCACAGGGGGATCTTCCTTCGGGTATGCCGAATCCACCAACATACACGAAAGTTAACCCCGCGGATTCTCCCGTGTTGTTCTTGCGAATATCGAGCGATTCACTCCCGTTATTCAAAGTGACGGGGTATGCCAAAACATATGTTTCTCAACGTATTTCCATGATTTCAGGCGTGGCCGAGGTCGATATTTACGGTGACCAAACGTATTCTCCACGCATCCAATTGAGTCCCGATCAGCTTGCCGCTCGTGGACTTGGTATTGATACAGTTGCTGATGCGATTGAGAATGAAACCGTCATGTTGCCCACAGGCTCACTTTATGGGCCGAATAAGCTTTATACGATTAAGGCTGATGGACAGTTGCACGACGCCGCTGCCTACAATAAACAGATTGTGGCCTATCGTGAGAAACAGCCCATCCGTATTCGTGACATTGGGAACACCATTGATTCAACGCTAAATAATCGAATCACCTGCTTCTATAATGATAAACACTCCATCATCATCGCCATCAAACGTCAAACTGGCAGTAATACTGTGGCGGTGGTGCAATCCGTACTTGATTTATTGCCTGAAATAAAAAGTACACTTCCGCAAAGTATCACCCTCGATACAATTTATTCTGGGTCGGAATCTATTTCCGAGTCCATCAATGATGTTGTCTTTACATTGCTTCTTTCGGTCGGACTTGTTGTTCTTGTCGTCTTTATGTTTTTACGCAACGTCACGGCGACATTTATCGCAGCAATGGCATTACCTGCGTCTATCATTGGGACGTTTGCCGCCATGGATGTCCTTGGTTTCTCCTTGGACAACTTGTCTGCCATGGCGCTTATTCTGGCCGTTGGGTTTGTTGTGGACGACGCCATCGTCATGATTGAAAACGTGTTTCGTCATATGGAGATGGGCAAAACCCCCATGCAAGCCTCGCTCGAAGGGGCTCGTCAGATCGGTTTTACCATTCTCTCCATGACGTTGTCGCTTGCTGTTGTTTTTGTCCCCATCATGTTTATGGCCGGTATTCTTGGTCGTATTCTCAACGAGATGGCGGTGACGATTACATCGGCTATCTTTGTCTCCGGGTTTGTGACACTGAGTTTTACGCCGATGTTGTGCAGTCGGCTTCTCAGCTCAAAACGTAAAATAGCGGAAAGCGACCCCATTTTTGGAATGCTGGAAAAGGGCTATGAGAAGGCGCTTCATTTTGCATTGCGTTGGCGCTTTATCACGCTGATCTTTTCCTTTGTCCTGTTGGGTGTCACGTTATGGTTGTTTACGGTTGTGCCTGCGGGCTTCATTCCGCCGACCGACGCCGGCTTTTTCTATGGCTTCGCTCAGTCCGAGCAAAGCGCATCGTATGACATCATGCGCGAGCGTATGAAGAAGATTGGCACGATCATCGGACAAGACCCCAATATGGTATGTTCGGTCGGGGTTGTCGGTGTCGCTGGCCCCAACTCGTCCATGAACCAGATGGCCTTCTTCCCCATCACCAAACCGCAAAGCAAACGTCCGCAACATTTTACGGCCGATCAAATCATCGCCAGCCTCTACCCGAAAGTGAATTCGATACCGGGTGTCTTTGTGTTTATGTATAACCCACCAGCCATTCAGATTGGTGGGAAAACAACAAAGAGTCAGTATCAGTTTACATTGCAGGGTCAGGATATTGATGAATTGTATTCGATGGCCAACCAATTCAAAGAAAGTATGTCGAAGATGCCTGAACTGGCAGACGTTGCTTCGGACATGCAAGGCAATGGTTTGCGTCTTAAGCTCGACATCAATCGTGACCGAGCCAACTCTTTGGGGATAACGGCCGATGCCATTGAAACAGCTCTCAAGACTGCGTACTCGTCTCGGCAGTTGACCAACTTGTATGGTACAACGGATACATACAAGGTTGTCATTGAAGTGGCTCCCGAGTTTCAGACTGATCCCGGGTTGCTGGATAAGTTATATGTGACGTCAAGCGACGGTGTTCTTGTTCCGTTATCGAACTTGGTGAAGATCACAGAAGCTCTCGGACCGCTGGTGGTAAACCATACCGGACAGTTGACGTCTGTCACGCTGTCGTTCAACACAGCTCCAGGGTATTCGTTGAGTCAGGCGATGGCAGCTTTGAAAGGAAAAGCGGCCAATGAGTTACCTGCCGATATTACGTATCTTTTTGAAGGGCAGGCGACGGCATTCTCGGAATCCATGAATAGTGTCCCGTTCCTGTTATTTTTGGCCGTTGTTGTCATTTATATCATTCTCGGGATGCTCTACGAATCGTTCATTCATCCGATTACCATTTTGTCGGGTTTGCCATCAGCGGCATTTGGTGGCCTGGTGACGTTGCTCTTCTTTGGTCGTGAGTTGGACCTGTATGGGTTTGTCGGTATCATCATGTTGATTGGTATCGTCAAGAAAAACGCCATTATGGTTATCGACTTTGCCATTGAGACCGAACACCAAGGGAAGACTCCTTTTGAAGCGGTTTTCCAAGGATGTGTCGTCCGTTTTCGTCCGATTATGATGACGACGGTTGCTGCTATTGCCGGTATTATGCCCATTGCCATTGGATTTGGAGCCGGTGGAACGTCAAGACAACCTCTCGGGTTGTGCGTGGCCGGGGGGCTCGTTATTTCGCAGGTCGTAACGCTCTTCCTGACGCCGGTCATGTACACCTACCTTGACCAATTACAGACCAAACTGTCTCCGAAGAAAGCGGAAGGCAAAGCGTAA